In the Pseudodesulfovibrio alkaliphilus genome, one interval contains:
- a CDS encoding NAD-dependent epimerase/dehydratase family protein, with product MRVLVTGATGFIGNHLVQALLANKISVIATYRNEDSVGIPSWSADVEWRRLDIFDPPPSPFTTLGSPDAMIHLAWHGLPNYNEDFHLTRNLPADRALLGSMITGGLRHLLVTGTCLEYGMAEGELSEDMETAPPTCYAQAKKLLFESLSKLAPKQGCVFQWARLFYTFGEGQNPRSLFAQLQTALDAGDTNFNMSGGQQIRDYLPVKQLANHLVSIVTQRTFSGIINVCSGERKTVLQLVEEYIRAQNGSIALNLGHYPYPDYEPFRFWGDSRKLNMILEAQSHVRSNEGRGA from the coding sequence ATGCGAGTTCTCGTCACAGGTGCCACCGGCTTTATCGGCAACCATCTTGTCCAGGCATTGTTGGCAAACAAGATTTCCGTCATCGCCACCTACCGGAACGAAGACAGCGTCGGCATTCCCTCCTGGAGCGCCGATGTCGAGTGGCGACGGCTTGACATCTTTGATCCGCCGCCTTCGCCTTTCACGACCCTGGGCTCGCCCGACGCCATGATCCATCTTGCATGGCACGGCCTTCCCAACTATAATGAAGATTTTCACCTTACGCGCAATCTTCCGGCTGACAGGGCATTACTTGGCTCAATGATCACTGGAGGTCTCAGGCATCTGCTGGTGACCGGAACATGCCTGGAATACGGCATGGCCGAGGGCGAGTTGTCTGAGGACATGGAAACAGCCCCGCCCACATGCTATGCTCAGGCAAAAAAACTCCTGTTTGAATCCCTCTCGAAGCTAGCCCCGAAGCAAGGCTGCGTCTTCCAATGGGCCCGCCTGTTCTACACCTTCGGCGAAGGCCAGAATCCTCGCTCGCTGTTTGCGCAACTCCAGACCGCACTGGATGCGGGAGATACAAACTTCAACATGTCCGGCGGCCAGCAGATTCGGGACTATCTGCCGGTCAAACAACTTGCCAACCACCTTGTTTCGATTGTCACGCAAAGGACGTTCTCAGGAATCATCAACGTATGCAGCGGAGAGCGCAAAACCGTCCTGCAGCTCGTCGAGGAGTATATCAGGGCGCAAAACGGTTCCATCGCTCTCAACCTCGGCCACTACCCTTATCCAGACTACGAGCCTTTCCGCTTTTGGGGCGATTCCCGAAAATTGAACATGATACTCGAAGCTCAGTCGCATGTGCGATCCAACGAGGGCCGGGGGGCGTGA
- the rfbF gene encoding glucose-1-phosphate cytidylyltransferase, which translates to MEVIILCGGLGTRLREETEFRPKPMVNIGPRPILWHIMKTYAHYGHKDFLLPLGYKGEMIRDYFVNYEWMNNDITLQLGKPESVCMHGCHEEADWRITMSDTGLSTLKGGRIKRMEKYVKGDTFLLTYGDGVANVDINNCIEFHKSHGKMVTVTGINPAQRFGELKTKGDRVLSFQEKPEHATRELINGGYFVFNRRVFDHLNPDEDCDLEYGPLEELAHKGELMVYRHSGYWGCMDTLRDTEHLNKIWSQGKAPWKVW; encoded by the coding sequence ATGGAAGTAATCATACTCTGCGGAGGGCTCGGAACCCGGCTCAGGGAAGAAACAGAATTTCGCCCCAAGCCCATGGTAAACATCGGCCCCAGGCCGATCCTCTGGCACATCATGAAAACCTATGCACACTATGGCCACAAGGACTTCCTGCTCCCACTCGGATACAAGGGTGAAATGATCCGTGACTATTTTGTCAACTATGAATGGATGAACAACGACATCACCCTCCAACTCGGCAAGCCGGAAAGCGTCTGCATGCACGGGTGCCACGAAGAGGCAGATTGGCGGATCACCATGTCCGACACAGGATTATCCACTCTCAAGGGCGGACGCATCAAGCGCATGGAGAAGTATGTCAAGGGCGACACCTTCCTGCTCACCTACGGCGACGGCGTCGCCAATGTGGACATCAACAACTGCATCGAGTTCCACAAGTCCCACGGCAAGATGGTCACCGTCACCGGCATCAATCCGGCCCAGCGGTTCGGCGAACTGAAGACCAAGGGCGACCGGGTTCTCTCCTTTCAGGAAAAACCCGAGCACGCCACCAGGGAGTTGATCAACGGCGGCTACTTCGTCTTCAACCGCCGGGTCTTCGACCATCTGAACCCGGATGAGGACTGCGATCTGGAATACGGGCCGTTGGAAGAACTCGCGCACAAAGGCGAACTTATGGTCTATCGGCACAGCGGCTATTGGGGCTGCATGGACACCCTGCGCGATACTGAACATCTGAACAAGATCTGGAGCCAGGGCAAGGCTCCATGGAAAGTCTGGTAG
- the rfbC gene encoding dTDP-4-dehydrorhamnose 3,5-epimerase, whose amino-acid sequence MKRISTEIEGLYVLESEPVSDHRGRFARLFCARELAEIGLEKPIAQINLSLTRAKGAIRGMHFQNPPHAELKIIRCIRGACFDVAVDLRPHSPSYLKWHAEILTPDNFRAMYIPEGFAHGFQALEPDTELLYCHTEYYVPESEDGVRFDDPAIAIVWPLPVTDMSTRDMQFKNISDACKRTNNAPD is encoded by the coding sequence ATGAAAAGAATCAGCACAGAAATAGAGGGGCTCTACGTCCTCGAATCCGAACCCGTCAGCGACCATCGCGGCCGGTTTGCCCGCCTTTTCTGCGCCCGAGAGCTCGCCGAAATCGGTCTGGAAAAACCCATTGCGCAGATCAACCTTTCGCTCACCCGCGCCAAAGGAGCCATTCGGGGAATGCACTTTCAGAACCCGCCCCATGCTGAACTCAAGATCATCCGCTGCATTCGCGGAGCCTGCTTCGACGTTGCCGTGGACCTTCGCCCGCATTCACCATCGTACCTCAAATGGCATGCAGAGATATTGACTCCCGACAACTTCAGGGCCATGTACATCCCCGAGGGATTTGCCCACGGCTTCCAGGCGCTTGAACCGGACACTGAATTGCTCTATTGCCACACGGAATACTACGTTCCAGAAAGTGAAGATGGCGTCCGCTTCGACGACCCTGCCATCGCCATCGTGTGGCCGCTGCCCGTAACGGATATGTCAACCCGTGACATGCAGTTCAAAAACATATCAGACGCATGCAAAAGGACCAACAATGCACCCGACTAA
- a CDS encoding sulfatase-like hydrolase/transferase: protein MEFKRKKRNIVWICIDGLRCDSFRATGNESVPDNYIDELMYSGAFFPNCIAAAQSTMPSSASFLTSLTPDLCRVPTQTANCIPQFHPDAVTLADILKYHGYRTYRWDDMNTYSCHPKSGFDVFEGGYGSLLETPNMSFDASERVAFLDRFKKHDEHKFLYMHLDHLHEYGGESASVWTGEKYLHHVQEVAEEVRSIVARLDLGDNGIILINSDHGVTLNEDFVVFEKRHGGSFAESRIRVPTVFHCKGIEPRVFRGVVGNIDLAPTLLDMVGIDDMKAMGVSLLPVMIHGMEHRGRPIEVQWAVKPNHPKHVIGGECPSGVQSVCLRDNDWKYTVYNDGKRMLVDMRPGAEDLVDALDRHPEMAARYDAMYHEIYGDRPGTPLDLYERTGMAFDKSAVLPEVSILMPIHRGGVAMRKALVSLIDQIGCFEILILDTDETGMAAAVCEDYDDDFRVRRIPLQRMKLGEMLAAGFEESQGDYIATVSPEYRYTEDFIYNLRRALESSPSSGFAYCDGYQFYQDPRGEDYYYMGPPHFYIGNCLNTGGVGSRLHFGQPDAQRLREFNFVGDVAFFTRELIERAGGFARGASLKKTWERMIRLTEFTHFPSPMIIANGPVGRPVMGIPEPQEGRKVSVLVAVENPVRLSILLNSLRGQTIRDFEVVMAAPEDQVAAIAAMAEGFPDMEMQLCVVNNTRNKASVHNTLLTHANGTYLTWCPAESILPETYLEALLCPVEAGSVFANGSILLSLGTSRELHKAKSLTPASLWMHPQSMTGLLYRRSLHEQIGMFHSKSGGGAPWDMLMRVVECGPGSPVPGAILFLNAAVPEPPLSDHERKIVYMGAMARMGSTIDLARLNYDIFMHGNSQEHVKCAVERFHEILQAVPMLGELNPKVVYCGSVLRFWTTRQEEAFAAETVGGSLCCPQSVP, encoded by the coding sequence ATGGAATTTAAACGTAAAAAAAGGAATATCGTCTGGATATGCATTGATGGTCTGCGCTGCGATAGCTTTCGTGCCACAGGCAATGAAAGCGTGCCGGATAATTACATTGACGAATTGATGTATTCTGGAGCGTTCTTTCCCAACTGCATTGCGGCAGCGCAGTCAACCATGCCATCATCAGCTTCTTTTCTCACCAGCCTGACTCCGGACCTGTGCCGGGTGCCGACCCAGACCGCCAACTGCATTCCTCAGTTTCATCCGGATGCCGTCACATTGGCCGACATCCTCAAGTATCACGGCTACCGCACGTACCGCTGGGACGACATGAACACCTATTCCTGCCATCCCAAGTCCGGTTTCGATGTGTTTGAAGGCGGCTACGGGAGCTTGCTGGAAACACCCAATATGAGTTTCGACGCGTCGGAAAGAGTCGCTTTTCTTGATCGCTTCAAGAAGCACGATGAACACAAGTTCCTTTACATGCATTTGGACCATCTCCACGAATACGGCGGAGAGTCGGCCAGTGTCTGGACAGGGGAGAAGTACCTACACCATGTGCAGGAGGTGGCTGAGGAGGTCCGGTCCATCGTCGCCAGGCTCGATTTGGGGGACAACGGTATTATCCTGATCAATTCAGACCATGGGGTGACACTTAACGAGGATTTTGTTGTGTTTGAAAAACGGCATGGCGGCTCGTTTGCCGAATCGCGCATCCGAGTTCCGACGGTATTTCATTGCAAGGGGATCGAGCCGCGGGTGTTTCGCGGCGTGGTTGGCAATATCGATCTTGCCCCGACCCTCCTAGATATGGTCGGCATTGATGACATGAAGGCCATGGGGGTCAGCCTCCTGCCGGTCATGATTCATGGAATGGAGCACCGGGGCCGGCCCATAGAGGTGCAGTGGGCCGTCAAGCCGAACCATCCCAAACATGTCATCGGCGGGGAGTGTCCGTCCGGCGTACAAAGCGTATGCTTGCGCGACAACGACTGGAAGTACACAGTGTACAATGACGGTAAAAGAATGCTGGTGGACATGCGACCCGGCGCCGAGGATCTCGTGGATGCACTTGATAGGCATCCAGAGATGGCGGCCCGATACGACGCCATGTACCACGAGATATATGGGGATCGCCCCGGGACACCCCTCGATCTGTATGAGCGGACCGGAATGGCGTTCGACAAGTCGGCGGTTCTCCCCGAAGTGTCCATACTGATGCCCATTCATCGGGGCGGCGTGGCCATGCGCAAGGCACTCGTTTCCCTCATTGACCAGATTGGTTGTTTCGAGATTCTGATCCTGGACACTGACGAAACGGGCATGGCCGCTGCCGTTTGCGAGGACTATGACGACGACTTCCGTGTCCGTCGCATCCCCTTGCAGAGAATGAAGCTCGGTGAAATGCTGGCTGCCGGGTTCGAGGAAAGCCAGGGGGATTACATAGCCACCGTGTCCCCCGAGTACAGGTACACCGAGGATTTCATTTACAACCTGCGCCGGGCTCTGGAGTCGTCGCCGTCTTCCGGGTTCGCCTATTGCGACGGCTACCAGTTTTACCAGGACCCTCGCGGCGAGGATTATTACTACATGGGACCGCCCCATTTCTACATCGGAAACTGCTTAAATACCGGCGGCGTGGGCAGTCGGTTGCACTTTGGGCAGCCGGATGCGCAACGGCTGAGGGAGTTCAACTTCGTTGGCGACGTGGCTTTTTTTACACGCGAGCTGATTGAAAGGGCGGGTGGCTTCGCTAGGGGCGCAAGCCTGAAAAAGACGTGGGAGCGAATGATCCGGCTGACCGAGTTCACCCATTTCCCGTCTCCCATGATCATCGCCAACGGTCCCGTGGGACGACCGGTCATGGGGATCCCTGAACCCCAGGAGGGCCGGAAGGTGTCTGTGCTGGTTGCCGTCGAGAATCCGGTTCGGCTAAGTATACTTCTGAATTCCCTTCGCGGACAGACCATACGAGACTTTGAGGTGGTCATGGCCGCACCCGAGGATCAGGTGGCTGCCATCGCCGCCATGGCTGAAGGATTTCCAGACATGGAGATGCAACTCTGCGTGGTTAATAACACCAGAAACAAGGCATCCGTGCACAACACGCTGCTCACCCACGCCAACGGGACGTATTTGACATGGTGCCCGGCGGAGTCGATCCTGCCCGAAACCTATCTTGAAGCCTTGCTGTGCCCTGTGGAGGCCGGATCGGTGTTCGCCAATGGGAGTATCTTGCTCTCATTGGGAACATCCAGGGAACTGCACAAGGCCAAGAGCCTCACGCCGGCTTCCCTCTGGATGCATCCCCAATCCATGACCGGCCTGCTTTACAGGCGATCGCTCCACGAGCAGATCGGCATGTTCCATTCCAAGTCCGGTGGCGGTGCGCCTTGGGATATGCTCATGCGGGTCGTCGAATGCGGCCCGGGTTCCCCGGTCCCGGGCGCAATTCTCTTTCTCAATGCCGCTGTGCCGGAACCGCCACTGTCCGACCACGAGCGAAAGATTGTATATATGGGGGCCATGGCCCGCATGGGCTCGACCATTGACTTGGCAAGACTCAATTACGACATCTTCATGCACGGCAACTCACAGGAGCACGTAAAGTGCGCAGTTGAGCGGTTTCATGAGATCCTTCAGGCAGTGCCGATGCTTGGGGAGTTGAATCCGAAGGTTGTATATTGCGGCAGTGTTCTCAGGTTCTGGACCACCCGACAGGAGGAGGCTTTCGCAGCAGAGACGGTCGGCGGATCCCTGTGTTGTCCGCAATCCGTTCCATGA
- a CDS encoding sulfotransferase domain-containing protein produces the protein MHPTKSLLKRLYTITAALSSHSNERIFIACFPKSGSTFLRNVLAEISGYKTEEICVGVKNDEQDIYFPALIDQAFNGISSRMHMKAKDQNIEVMQQCGIRPVVLVRNIFDVVASLRDHCVHTPVFAISHMKDIYRAMPQEQQLDVIIDMLVPWYIEFFASWHRVRENNALDIYLTSYEQVMSDKPKTIQEICGFYAIQTSGEKIAGAIALIEKDKKRSNFNVGRTGRGKACLSDKQVEKISRMAGYFKDIDFSLIGVTHKP, from the coding sequence ATGCACCCGACTAAAAGCCTCCTGAAAAGACTCTATACCATCACCGCCGCCCTCTCTTCACATTCCAACGAACGCATCTTCATCGCCTGCTTCCCCAAAAGCGGCTCCACATTTCTCCGCAACGTACTGGCGGAGATCAGCGGTTACAAAACCGAAGAGATCTGCGTAGGGGTTAAAAACGACGAGCAGGACATCTATTTCCCGGCCTTGATAGACCAGGCCTTCAACGGCATCTCAAGCCGCATGCACATGAAGGCCAAGGACCAGAACATCGAGGTGATGCAACAATGCGGGATCAGACCCGTCGTGCTGGTGCGCAACATCTTCGACGTCGTGGCAAGCCTGAGAGACCATTGTGTCCACACTCCCGTATTCGCCATCTCCCACATGAAAGACATCTATCGCGCCATGCCCCAGGAACAACAACTGGATGTGATAATCGACATGCTCGTACCCTGGTATATCGAATTTTTCGCCTCCTGGCACCGTGTGCGCGAAAACAATGCACTTGACATATACCTGACAAGCTACGAGCAGGTCATGTCGGACAAGCCAAAAACCATTCAGGAAATCTGCGGATTCTATGCTATCCAGACCTCGGGTGAGAAAATCGCCGGAGCGATCGCCCTCATAGAGAAGGACAAGAAGCGGTCGAACTTCAATGTCGGTCGGACAGGCAGAGGAAAGGCTTGCCTCAGCGACAAACAGGTCGAGAAGATATCCAGAATGGCTGGATATTTCAAAGACATCGATTTCTCGCTCATAGGAGTCACGCATAAGCCATGA
- the rfbG gene encoding CDP-glucose 4,6-dehydratase, with the protein MFDGFFNGKKIFLTGDTGFKGGWLALWLKKMGAQVGAFALPPHTSPSLYQLADVGSAVTRLGGDIRNREEITSAIAGFAPDIVIHMAAQALVRPSYKAPLETFDTNVMGTANLLDAVRKTDKVKAVVIVTSDKCYENREWVWGYRENDPMGGHDPYSASKGCAELVTASFIRSYFKNSGTAVASVRAGNVIGGGDFAEDRLIPDMVRSFTRGEPVCIRSPQATRPWQHVLEPLSGYLLLARRLLEKGQDFGGGWNFGPADESTRTVGEVVTTFGEKWGEEASSRPDTHTHPHEPTLLRLDCSKANLLLDWKPKSDFSTALDWTIAWYKAWSTGADCAALTLNQIEAFENL; encoded by the coding sequence ATGTTCGACGGGTTTTTCAACGGAAAGAAAATCTTCCTGACCGGCGATACCGGGTTCAAGGGGGGATGGCTTGCCCTGTGGCTCAAAAAAATGGGGGCGCAGGTTGGCGCCTTTGCCCTGCCCCCGCACACCTCGCCCTCTCTTTACCAATTGGCCGACGTCGGGTCTGCGGTAACCCGCTTGGGCGGCGACATCCGCAACCGGGAAGAGATAACCTCTGCAATAGCGGGCTTCGCACCGGATATCGTTATCCACATGGCAGCTCAGGCATTGGTCCGCCCATCGTACAAGGCGCCGCTGGAAACCTTTGACACCAACGTCATGGGTACGGCCAACCTATTGGATGCCGTCCGAAAGACTGACAAGGTCAAGGCAGTCGTCATCGTAACCAGCGACAAGTGCTACGAAAATCGTGAGTGGGTATGGGGCTACCGGGAAAACGACCCCATGGGCGGGCACGACCCTTACTCCGCCAGCAAGGGGTGCGCCGAGCTGGTTACAGCCTCGTTCATCAGAAGCTATTTCAAAAACAGCGGGACCGCAGTGGCTTCCGTCCGCGCAGGAAACGTCATCGGCGGGGGCGACTTCGCAGAGGACCGGCTCATACCGGACATGGTCCGATCCTTTACCCGGGGTGAACCCGTCTGCATCCGCTCGCCGCAGGCGACACGCCCTTGGCAGCATGTGCTCGAACCGCTGTCAGGATATCTGCTGCTGGCTCGGCGACTGTTGGAAAAAGGCCAGGATTTCGGTGGCGGCTGGAACTTTGGTCCGGCCGACGAGTCCACCCGCACAGTCGGGGAGGTGGTCACGACCTTTGGCGAAAAATGGGGGGAAGAGGCCTCTTCCCGCCCGGACACGCATACCCATCCCCACGAACCCACGCTGCTCAGGCTCGACTGCTCCAAGGCCAACCTGCTCCTGGACTGGAAGCCAAAATCCGATTTCTCCACAGCCCTGGACTGGACCATCGCCTGGTACAAGGCATGGTCCACGGGAGCAGACTGCGCGGCCTTGACCCTGAATCAAATCGAAGCCTTCGAGAATCTCTGA
- a CDS encoding TIGR00180 family glycosyltransferase — translation MDSLVTVVIPTHERHHLIETNILPHYKGFGAPVLIVDSSRNPCMAAKETPWVDYVHCPGAPIPHKLKAPVLERIETPYAFMCADDSVHSFSGSKRCIDFLKDNPDYASAMGLTFGCQYPDRSVVYSTDYDILSMPTDSPVAGERLLQVFARFRSLFYSVMRTQTLKDVFRYLPEEIVNYYLMETYIVLMVAASGKHATLPVAYEATAAGPSINDQDSRYHCSPFKLATHERYAGEVAATKRAVAEYLMELSGISEERAMIYVNGALALYWLQDKPIKSLQDRILNEWNSFLNKTFHKSQYKKMNADKKVRQKLLNEKVHAKNLALLSPEDLAEYEHLIRIIQKA, via the coding sequence ATGGACAGTTTAGTAACAGTCGTTATCCCCACCCATGAAAGACATCATCTGATCGAAACCAACATCCTTCCCCACTACAAAGGATTCGGCGCACCCGTTTTGATTGTGGACTCCAGCAGAAATCCCTGCATGGCTGCCAAGGAAACTCCGTGGGTTGATTACGTACATTGCCCCGGAGCTCCCATCCCGCACAAGCTGAAGGCGCCTGTTCTGGAGCGCATAGAGACGCCCTATGCGTTCATGTGCGCTGACGACTCGGTCCACTCCTTCAGCGGTTCGAAACGGTGCATTGACTTTCTGAAAGATAATCCTGATTACGCCTCGGCCATGGGCCTGACCTTCGGGTGTCAGTACCCTGACAGATCCGTCGTCTACTCTACTGATTACGACATCCTCTCCATGCCGACCGATTCGCCAGTGGCAGGCGAACGCTTGTTGCAGGTTTTTGCCAGATTTCGCTCGCTCTTCTATTCCGTCATGCGTACACAGACACTGAAGGATGTCTTCCGATACCTGCCCGAGGAAATCGTCAACTACTATCTAATGGAAACATATATAGTATTAATGGTGGCAGCCTCAGGCAAGCACGCCACCCTGCCAGTCGCCTACGAGGCCACTGCAGCGGGCCCTTCCATCAACGACCAAGACAGCCGATACCACTGCAGCCCCTTCAAGCTGGCCACCCATGAGCGGTATGCGGGCGAAGTGGCAGCGACCAAAAGGGCCGTGGCAGAGTATCTCATGGAGCTTTCCGGCATCTCCGAGGAGCGGGCCATGATTTATGTCAACGGAGCGCTGGCGCTTTACTGGCTTCAAGACAAACCGATTAAATCCCTGCAGGACCGCATTCTGAACGAATGGAACTCGTTCCTGAACAAAACCTTCCACAAATCGCAGTACAAAAAAATGAACGCGGACAAGAAGGTGCGGCAAAAACTGCTGAACGAAAAAGTACACGCAAAGAACTTGGCCCTTCTCAGTCCTGAGGATCTAGCCGAATACGAGCACCTCATCCGCATCATTCAGAAAGCCTGA